The following proteins are encoded in a genomic region of Saccharopolyspora antimicrobica:
- a CDS encoding HAD family hydrolase: protein MQAQVDSAKVAGRASAEAAVAAAPGPDGSLATPPDLTAAAFFDVDNTMMMGASLFHFARGLAARKFLTATDLAGFAWQQLKFRVGGRENHQDMQASREQALSFVAGRKVSELVELSEEIYDELMADRIWAGTRALAQMHLDAGQRVWLVTATPVELAQIIARRLGLTGALGTVAESVNGVYTGKLVGEMLHGRAKAHAVRALAASEGLDLRRCTAYSDSANDIPMLSVVGTAVAVNPDQRLRDIARARAWEVRDFRTGRKAARIGLNSMLGASAIAGAIAAGLAYRRRDRS, encoded by the coding sequence CTGCAAGCGCAGGTCGACAGCGCGAAGGTGGCCGGACGCGCCTCGGCCGAGGCGGCCGTGGCCGCCGCTCCCGGCCCGGACGGTTCCCTGGCCACTCCGCCCGACCTGACCGCGGCGGCGTTCTTCGACGTGGACAACACGATGATGATGGGCGCCTCGCTGTTCCACTTCGCCCGCGGGCTGGCCGCCCGCAAGTTCCTCACCGCTACCGATCTGGCCGGGTTCGCCTGGCAGCAGCTGAAGTTCCGGGTCGGCGGCCGGGAGAACCACCAGGACATGCAGGCCAGCCGCGAGCAGGCGCTGTCGTTCGTGGCCGGCCGCAAGGTCTCCGAGCTGGTGGAGCTCAGCGAGGAGATCTACGACGAGCTGATGGCCGACCGGATCTGGGCGGGCACCCGGGCGCTGGCGCAGATGCACCTGGACGCCGGGCAGCGGGTGTGGCTGGTGACCGCGACGCCGGTCGAGCTGGCGCAGATCATCGCGCGCCGCCTCGGCCTGACGGGCGCGCTGGGCACGGTCGCGGAGAGCGTCAACGGCGTCTACACCGGCAAGCTGGTCGGCGAGATGCTGCACGGCCGGGCCAAGGCGCACGCGGTGCGCGCGCTGGCCGCCAGCGAGGGCCTGGACCTGCGCCGCTGCACGGCCTACTCGGACTCGGCCAACGACATCCCGATGCTGTCGGTGGTGGGCACCGCGGTGGCGGTGAACCCGGACCAGCGGCTGCGCGACATCGCCCGCGCCCGGGCCTGGGAGGTCCGCGACTTCCGCACCGGCCGGAAAGCGGCCCGCATCGGCCTGAACTCGATGCTCGGCGCCAGCGCCATCGCGGGAGCGATCGCGGCAGGCCTCGCCTACCGCCGCCGAGACCGCTCCTGA
- a CDS encoding sigma-70 family RNA polymerase sigma factor — MSSPNALAPPAPEVARRRVEPPAPRPGSWAYVSAAQQGDNDAFGHLYDEYAQTVYRYVLFRVSDHCLAEDITSETFLRALRRIASISYQGRDVAAWFITIAKNLILDHIKSSRYRLEVPTADWTDNLPAQRAHFGPEQHVLTEATHHELLRCVRQLNPDQRECIRLRFLQGLSVTETAVAMQRNEGAVKALQHRAIRRLAQLLPDDLR, encoded by the coding sequence ATGAGCAGCCCGAACGCGCTCGCACCCCCCGCCCCGGAAGTCGCCCGCCGCCGCGTCGAGCCGCCCGCCCCGAGACCGGGGAGCTGGGCCTACGTCAGCGCCGCGCAGCAGGGCGACAACGACGCCTTCGGGCACCTCTACGACGAGTACGCCCAGACCGTCTACCGCTACGTGCTCTTCCGGGTCAGCGACCACTGCCTGGCCGAGGACATCACCAGCGAGACCTTCCTGCGCGCGCTGCGCCGGATCGCCTCGATCAGCTACCAGGGCCGCGACGTGGCCGCCTGGTTCATCACCATCGCCAAGAACCTGATCCTGGACCACATCAAGTCCAGCCGGTACCGGCTGGAGGTCCCCACCGCCGACTGGACCGACAACCTCCCGGCGCAGCGCGCGCACTTCGGCCCCGAGCAGCACGTGCTCACCGAGGCCACCCACCACGAGCTGCTGCGCTGCGTCCGCCAGCTCAACCCCGACCAGCGGGAATGCATCCGGCTGCGATTCCTGCAAGGCCTGTCCGTCACCGAGACCGCGGTCGCGATGCAGCGCAACGAAGGGGCGGTGAAGGCCCTGCAGCACCGCGCGATCCGCCGCCTGGCGCAGCTGCTGCCCGACGACCTCCGCTGA
- a CDS encoding glutaredoxin family protein: protein MHQVTVMTRDGCHACDDAISDVRRICAELGIAWSAEDVDADGELRAEYGDRVPVILIDGVEHGFWRVEEERFRRALAR from the coding sequence ATGCACCAAGTGACCGTGATGACCCGAGATGGCTGCCACGCGTGCGACGACGCGATCTCCGACGTGCGGCGGATCTGCGCTGAGCTCGGCATCGCGTGGTCGGCGGAGGACGTCGACGCCGACGGGGAACTGCGGGCGGAGTACGGCGACCGGGTCCCGGTGATCTTGATCGATGGAGTCGAGCACGGCTTCTGGCGGGTCGAGGAGGAGCGCTTCCGCCGCGCGCTGGCGCGCTGA
- a CDS encoding redox-sensing transcriptional repressor Rex: MTAHGADVQDGDGQARTESKQSVEVPAARERARAIPEAAVARLAVYLRALSVLADQDVTTVSSDELAVAAGVNSAKLRKDLSYIGSYGTRGVGYEVSVLVGQIERTLGLTRKHSVAVVGIGNLGHALANYGGFPSRGFPVSALFDLDPDLVGVPVGGIPVNHIDDIVEVCADREVTIGVIATPVQGAQEVCDRLVAGGVTCILNFAPVVLQVPEHVEVRKVDLAVEMQILSFHVARRQQEAAAQSEVDGADTGPPGSGEQEPGEVESANRMVERL; this comes from the coding sequence GTGACGGCCCACGGAGCGGACGTGCAGGACGGAGACGGGCAGGCCCGGACCGAGTCCAAGCAGTCGGTCGAGGTGCCCGCGGCCCGGGAGCGGGCCCGCGCGATCCCGGAAGCCGCCGTCGCCCGCCTCGCGGTCTACCTGCGAGCCCTGTCCGTCCTGGCCGACCAGGACGTCACCACGGTCTCCAGCGACGAACTGGCGGTGGCGGCGGGTGTGAACTCCGCCAAGCTCCGCAAGGACCTCTCCTACATCGGCTCCTACGGCACCCGCGGCGTCGGCTACGAGGTGTCGGTGCTGGTCGGGCAGATAGAGCGGACGCTCGGGCTGACCCGCAAGCACAGCGTCGCGGTGGTCGGGATCGGCAACCTCGGTCACGCGCTGGCCAACTACGGCGGTTTCCCGAGCCGCGGCTTCCCGGTGTCGGCCCTGTTCGACCTGGACCCCGACCTGGTCGGCGTGCCGGTCGGCGGCATCCCGGTCAACCACATCGACGACATCGTCGAGGTGTGCGCGGACCGCGAGGTCACCATCGGCGTGATCGCCACGCCCGTGCAGGGCGCCCAGGAGGTCTGCGACCGTTTGGTCGCCGGTGGCGTTACGTGCATCCTGAACTTCGCGCCCGTCGTGCTGCAGGTTCCCGAGCACGTCGAGGTGCGAAAGGTCGACCTGGCGGTAGAGATGCAGATCTTGTCGTTCCACGTGGCCCGGCGTCAGCAGGAGGCCGCGGCGCAGTCCGAAGTGGACGGCGCGGACACCGGGCCGCCGGGCTCCGGTGAACAGGAACCAGGCGAGGTCGAATCGGCGAACAGGATGGTGGAACGGCTGTGA
- a CDS encoding glutamyl-tRNA reductase, which produces MNLLTVGISHRSAPVRVLERVSISGDEVRKVLDELLQQDHVCEAFVISTCNRVEVYVMAETFHGGLDDVSSVLARHAGAEFRDLSDHLYVYYAGAAVEHLFSVAAGLDSMVVGEAQILGQLRQAYGTADESGTVGKTLHELAQQALRVGKRVHSETGIDAEGASVVSEALADAEVALDGLAGRSALIVGAGSMGGLAAAQLKRVGIGEVVIANRTPANGERLAESLRADGVASRTADLSDLSGAIAAADLVVACTGAIGAVVTEDLVAAALTERDGRPLLCCDLGLPRDIDAAVAELPGVTVVDLESLQQRLSERQGGNESERAAQIVAEELRGYLAAQRSAEVTPTVTALRKRAAEVVDSELLRLDSRLPDLDGGVRDELARTVRRVVDKLLHAPTVRVKQLASVPGGAGYADALRELFELDPQTTAVLGSPQADEVLPGGTTVAQVRKHDRAAQDGEDR; this is translated from the coding sequence GTGAACCTGCTCACCGTCGGGATTTCCCACCGCAGCGCCCCGGTCCGGGTGCTGGAGCGGGTCTCGATCAGTGGCGACGAAGTCCGCAAGGTGCTCGACGAACTGCTGCAGCAGGACCACGTGTGCGAGGCCTTCGTGATCTCGACCTGCAACCGGGTCGAGGTGTACGTGATGGCGGAGACCTTCCACGGCGGCCTGGACGACGTCAGCTCGGTGCTGGCCCGGCACGCCGGTGCGGAGTTCCGCGACCTGTCCGACCACCTCTACGTCTACTACGCGGGCGCCGCGGTCGAGCACCTGTTCTCGGTCGCCGCCGGCCTGGACTCGATGGTCGTCGGCGAGGCGCAGATCCTCGGCCAGCTGCGGCAGGCCTACGGCACCGCGGACGAGAGCGGCACCGTCGGCAAGACCTTGCACGAGCTCGCCCAGCAGGCGCTGCGCGTCGGCAAGCGGGTGCACAGCGAGACCGGTATCGACGCCGAAGGCGCGTCGGTGGTCTCCGAGGCGCTCGCCGACGCCGAGGTCGCGCTGGACGGCCTGGCCGGGCGCAGCGCGCTGATCGTCGGCGCGGGCTCGATGGGCGGCTTGGCCGCCGCGCAGCTCAAGCGCGTCGGCATCGGCGAGGTGGTGATCGCCAACCGCACGCCCGCCAACGGCGAGCGGCTGGCCGAATCGCTGCGCGCCGACGGCGTCGCCTCGCGCACCGCGGACCTCAGCGACCTCTCCGGCGCGATCGCCGCCGCCGACCTGGTGGTGGCCTGCACCGGCGCGATCGGTGCCGTGGTCACCGAGGACCTGGTCGCCGCGGCCCTGACCGAGCGCGACGGCCGCCCGCTGCTGTGCTGCGACCTCGGGCTGCCCCGCGACATCGACGCCGCAGTGGCCGAGCTGCCCGGTGTCACCGTCGTCGACCTGGAGAGCCTGCAGCAGCGGCTCTCCGAGCGGCAGGGCGGCAACGAGTCCGAGCGCGCCGCCCAGATCGTCGCCGAGGAACTGCGCGGCTACCTCGCCGCGCAGCGCTCGGCGGAAGTGACCCCGACCGTGACCGCGCTGCGCAAGCGCGCCGCCGAGGTGGTGGACAGCGAGCTGCTGCGGCTCGACTCGCGCCTGCCCGATCTCGACGGCGGCGTCCGCGACGAGCTGGCGCGCACCGTCCGCCGCGTGGTGGACAAGCTGCTGCACGCTCCCACGGTCCGGGTCAAGCAACTGGCGTCGGTGCCCGGTGGAGCCGGTTACGCCGACGCGCTCCGAGAACTCTTCGAACTCGATCCGCAGACCACCGCGGTGCTCGGTTCCCCGCAGGCCGACGAGGTCCTGCCCGGGGGCACGACCGTCGCGCAGGTCCGCAAGCACGATCGAGCGGCACAAGACGGGGAGGACCGTTGA
- the hemC gene encoding hydroxymethylbilane synthase, whose amino-acid sequence MNKTLRIGTRGSALAVAQCSWVAEQLEQAGYPTQLITVKTPGDLSMAPIAEIGVGVFTSALREALATGEVDVAVHSFKDLPTEPDPRLSLAAVPVREDPRDALVARDGLTLGELPPGSVVGTGSPRRASQLRALGLGLEVRSIRGNVDTRLRKVTDGELDAVVLARAGLARVGRLEVITETLDPLQMLPAPAQGALAVECRVDDVDTEHLLQSVLDDQASRAAAAAERGMLNALEAGCSAPVGALAEVVEDLDEDGRVALRLSLRGVVAADDSRLVRASATGETTAADQLGRDLAAQLIEARTALLSGPGSS is encoded by the coding sequence TTGAACAAGACCCTCCGCATCGGCACCCGCGGCAGCGCGCTGGCGGTGGCCCAGTGCTCCTGGGTCGCCGAACAGCTGGAGCAGGCGGGTTACCCGACCCAGCTGATCACCGTGAAGACGCCCGGCGACCTCTCCATGGCGCCGATCGCCGAGATCGGCGTGGGCGTGTTCACCTCCGCGCTGCGCGAGGCGCTGGCCACCGGCGAGGTGGACGTCGCCGTGCACTCCTTCAAAGACCTGCCGACCGAACCGGACCCCCGGTTGTCGCTGGCCGCAGTCCCGGTCCGGGAGGACCCGCGGGACGCGCTGGTGGCACGGGACGGTCTGACGCTCGGCGAATTGCCCCCGGGCTCCGTCGTGGGCACCGGTTCGCCGCGCCGCGCCAGTCAGCTCCGGGCCCTGGGCCTGGGGCTGGAGGTGCGCAGCATCCGCGGCAATGTGGACACCCGCCTGCGCAAGGTGACCGACGGCGAGCTGGACGCCGTCGTGCTCGCCCGCGCCGGGCTGGCCCGCGTGGGCCGGCTCGAGGTGATCACGGAAACGCTCGATCCACTGCAGATGCTGCCCGCGCCCGCTCAGGGCGCGCTCGCAGTGGAATGCCGCGTCGACGACGTGGACACCGAGCACCTGCTGCAGTCCGTTCTGGACGATCAGGCCAGCCGCGCCGCGGCGGCCGCCGAGCGCGGCATGTTGAACGCGCTCGAAGCGGGCTGTAGCGCGCCGGTCGGCGCGCTGGCCGAAGTGGTGGAGGACCTCGACGAGGACGGGCGCGTGGCGCTGCGGCTGTCCCTGCGCGGGGTGGTGGCGGCCGACGATTCCCGTCTGGTCCGCGCCTCCGCCACTGGTGAGACGACCGCCGCTGACCAGCTGGGCCGCGATCTGGCCGCCCAGCTGATCGAAGCCAGGACCGCACTGCTCAGCGGCCCTGGCAGTAGTTGA
- a CDS encoding uroporphyrinogen-III synthase → MTRARKTPGRIAFVGSGPGDAGLLTVRARDAITRAALLVTDPDVPADIVGLAADGAEVRPAVGDPADVAKDLANEASIGRGVVRLVAGDPLTADAVVREVQEVAKTGVAFDVVPGVAGGSAVPAYAGVALGSAHTEVDVRGDVDWPALAASPGALVLHTTGSHLAEAASRLVEHGRAATTPVAVTASGTTVQQRTIDTTLASLAADAGELQGHLVVTIGDVVSERSKLSWWESRALYGWKVLVPRTKEQAGVMSDRLWSHGAVSHEVPTISVEPPRSPAQMERAVKGLVDGRYQWVVFTSANAVKAVWEKFGEFGLDARAFSGVKIACVGEATAERVRDFGIIPELLPSGDQSSEGLLQDFPPHDDILDPVDRVLLPRADIATETLSAGLRERGWEVDDVTAYRTVRAAPPPADTREMIKTGGFDAVCFTSSSTVRNLVGIAGKPHARTLVACIGPNTAETAKEFGLRVDVQPEIPRVEDLVDALAEHAARLRAEGALPPPRKAKRARRS, encoded by the coding sequence ATGACCCGAGCACGCAAGACCCCCGGACGGATTGCGTTCGTGGGCTCCGGTCCCGGTGACGCCGGTCTGCTCACCGTTCGGGCCCGGGATGCGATCACCCGTGCCGCCCTGCTGGTGACCGATCCGGACGTACCCGCCGACATCGTCGGGCTGGCCGCGGACGGCGCCGAGGTGCGCCCGGCCGTGGGCGACCCGGCGGACGTGGCCAAGGACCTGGCGAACGAGGCCTCGATCGGGCGCGGTGTGGTGCGCCTGGTGGCCGGTGACCCGCTGACCGCCGACGCGGTGGTCCGCGAGGTCCAGGAGGTCGCCAAGACCGGTGTCGCGTTCGACGTGGTTCCCGGCGTCGCCGGTGGCAGCGCGGTTCCGGCTTACGCCGGCGTCGCGCTCGGCTCCGCGCACACCGAGGTGGACGTCCGCGGCGACGTGGACTGGCCCGCCCTGGCCGCCTCGCCCGGAGCGCTGGTGCTGCACACCACCGGCAGCCACCTGGCCGAGGCCGCTTCGCGCCTGGTCGAGCACGGCAGGGCCGCGACCACGCCGGTCGCGGTGACCGCTTCCGGCACCACGGTCCAGCAGCGCACCATCGACACGACGCTGGCCTCGCTGGCCGCGGACGCCGGTGAGCTGCAGGGCCACCTGGTGGTGACCATCGGCGACGTCGTGTCCGAGCGCAGCAAGCTCTCCTGGTGGGAGTCGCGGGCCCTGTACGGCTGGAAGGTCCTGGTGCCGCGCACCAAGGAGCAGGCAGGCGTGATGAGCGATCGCCTGTGGTCGCACGGTGCCGTCTCGCACGAGGTGCCGACCATCTCGGTCGAGCCGCCGCGCAGCCCCGCGCAGATGGAGCGCGCGGTCAAGGGCCTGGTCGACGGACGCTACCAGTGGGTGGTGTTCACCTCGGCCAACGCGGTGAAGGCCGTGTGGGAGAAGTTCGGCGAGTTCGGCCTGGACGCGCGGGCGTTCTCCGGCGTGAAGATCGCCTGCGTCGGCGAGGCCACCGCGGAGCGGGTCCGCGACTTCGGGATCATCCCGGAGCTGCTGCCCTCCGGTGACCAGTCCAGCGAAGGCCTGCTGCAGGACTTCCCGCCGCACGACGACATCCTGGACCCGGTCGACCGGGTGCTGCTGCCGCGCGCGGACATCGCCACCGAGACGCTGTCGGCCGGTCTGCGCGAGCGCGGCTGGGAGGTCGACGACGTGACGGCCTACCGCACCGTCCGCGCCGCGCCGCCGCCCGCCGACACCCGCGAGATGATCAAGACGGGCGGCTTCGACGCGGTGTGCTTCACCTCGTCGTCGACGGTCCGGAACCTGGTCGGCATCGCGGGCAAGCCGCACGCCCGGACGCTGGTGGCCTGCATCGGCCCGAACACGGCGGAGACGGCCAAGGAGTTCGGCCTGCGGGTCGACGTCCAGCCCGAGATCCCCCGCGTGGAGGACCTGGTGGACGCCCTGGCCGAGCACGCG